Proteins from one Sabethes cyaneus chromosome 2, idSabCyanKW18_F2, whole genome shotgun sequence genomic window:
- the LOC128736105 gene encoding uncharacterized protein LOC128736105 codes for MSTGSEASAGNLSQKNESDSPGNEGASCGACRQVDNSRMVQCDECDEWYHYDCVNVNDSIQDKDWSCNGCVRTSLEKERASLRIQLKRLEEQQKQWQQEQQKRLEQDEERQRKLEQQQGGEQFDPLQIAKLQLQQQSMQARGATSKPSELQNLQSSGLGATPKLRQQSVEVGAKCTVPVPSIEDRRDSVPLASSTADGVNIGKGDRASVASSKQSKRSAKLREQQIKALEARQALEKKQLEERLALEKEMLEMSDSDLETIGSVEKMDDWLERTDQMGRELQEPLDETPLPVYDKVTQEPVMVSNHQKVSSRQYPEVPCQPQRPFQDQHSFPPAVTQPVQRSCVPSDVYLEHDLYGSGLPVPVSRYQPSFGNSAGVTFNLPPLPLYTTVSQPTVIAPAHPQGNLRYPTTSSSSPFSHGISQPGRITSTPRTNVSTSQRPIGNGSVVTPLNSGHLAARQTVKDLPKFGGDPEDWPRFIAAYERTTRMCAFRNDELLDRLERSLYDKALNSVKSLLLHPDNVPVIMNRLKTLFGNPEFIVETMVNKVKMMPPPKAEKLETIVDFGVAVQNLCATIQVCQMDERFYNVALLQELVDSLPPTLKMKWAFYRKEIGAATLREFNAWLGNMVDAISQVSRPQAYTKPLKMEKKGRKEDAFVHLHSEQPPELINRRACLACAGECSSLDKCNSFLRMVPNARWALVNEKKICRKCLTKHFRTCEIKVPCNQNGCSFLHHRLLHDDSKHQGRSSPSELLENSSCNAHHCPPDGVLLKYVRVTLHGKNRSIDTYAFLDAGSTSTLMEHSLWEELNLGGERNPLCITWTGGQGRYEGNSVKCSLDISGAQNPTKRFYLSKVHTVRKLDLPSQSMSATELTRYFQYLSGLPLESYSKVKPRILIGVDNSRLDYPLDSREGSYSQPTAVLTRLGWIIYGPCSVAKRSTTVKENAYSYHICECDALQSAVKNYFALDSLGIQLNGKTLMSNEDERAINLLQSNTVLKDKKYETCLLWRYDNVRLPESKAMALKRHNCLDKRMEREPELARVFQEKIFDYKAKGYIRELLAHEEEMQRERSWYLPIFPVFNPNKPGKLRIVWDAAAKVGAVSLNTFLLKGPDLVTPLPQVLHRFREHRVAVSGDVREMFHQVLMNRDDQHCLRFFCNEGFPGKAPTVYVMQVMTFGASCSPSSAQYVKNLNAERFRTQFPEAVEAICKGTYVDDMLYSVETEEEAVRLAQNVRFIYSEGGFEIRGWLSNSKKVVESMGEYGIAAKSLDQNAELATEKVLGMWWDTISDTFTFRTPQRCRPELLSGQQVPTKREVLRILMSVYDPLGLLANVLMYLKVLLQEIWRMKIGWDEPISDELFAKWKAWINVLNMVESVAVPRCYRTTTSSSLKTNEVQLHIFVDASEDGYAAVAYFRYEEGGVIECAFVTAKTRVAPLKYVSVPRLELQAAVIGTRLASYIEESHRVSVRKRFFWTDSRDVLCWLRSDHRRYSKFVAPKVGEILEKTELTEWFWVPTKLNVADEGTKWQKTPDLSPLSRWFRGPDFLRQQRSAWPAQPLDHGSTTNEMKLSINVHVARDTLIDFSKFSKWRKLVRTIAWVLRFPRNIRAKHQHSQPTIGILQQMELFEAENFIYRQAQLEEFSEEMSLLHSGASIPKDSSIYKLSPFLDENGVLRMSGRTIGCEFIEPTNAHTILLPRKHPVTTCVVKSVHEQYHHLNHETVVNELRQKYRIPRLRSVCYKIRQDCQACKNARASPQPPLMADLPPARLAGYTRPFAYVGIDYFGPIQVVVGRRTEKRWGVLFTCLVVRAIHIEIVHSLNTSSYILALQNFIARRGTPIEVFSDRGTNFVGAERELRDALRSIDHSKLMEEIVTPDTKWTFLPPSSPHMGGSWERLVKSVKKILYQIKLPRLPTDEVLRNKLLEIEKTINSRPLTYIPVEDGEKEALTPNHFLLGSSSGSKPLVPYNDSLATLTNSWRTSQIYANLFWKRWLQEYLPSISRRTKWHYPVKPIQIGDVVIITDPDLPRNSWPKGRVVDVKRGKDGQVRSATVKTAVNVYERPAVKLAVLDVGATLSKQDPGPCVLGGNVTQYAKRASDVQKLSSGIGTIGNTGKVD; via the coding sequence ATGTCAACCGGTAGCGAAGCGAGTGCTGGGAATCTTTCCCAGAAGAATGAAAGTGATTCTCCTGGCAATGAGGGGGCCAGTTGTGGTGCGTGTCGGCAGGTCGATAATAGTCGAATGGTACAATGCGACGAATGTGATGAGTGGTATCACTATGACTGTGTGAATGTGAACGATAGTATTCAGGATAAAGATTGGAGCTGTAACGGATGCGTCAGAACGTCGCTTGAGAAGGAACGAGCTTCACTGAGAATACAGTTAAAGCGTCTTGAAGAGCAGCAGAAGCAGTGGCAACAAGAGCAACAAAAACGCTTGGAGCAGGATGAGGAACGGCAGCGAAAGCTTGAGCAGCAGCAAGGTGGGGAGCAGTTCGATCCGTTGCAGATAGCGAAGTTGCAGTTGCAGCAGCAAAGTATGCAAGCGAGAGGTGCTACAAGTAAACCCAGTGAACTCCAAAATCTGCAGAGTAGTGGATTGGGCGCGACTCCAAAGCTACGACAGCAGTCAGTAGAGGTAGGTGCGAAATGTACTGTTCCGGTACCATCGATAGAAGATCGACGAGATTCCGTGCCGTTAGCGAGTTCAACGGCAGATGGTGTTAATATCGGCAAAGGTGACAGGGCTTCCGTGGCATCGTCGAAGCAATCAAAACGTTCAGCGAAGCTCCGTGAACAGCAGATAAAAGCGTTAGAAGCAAGACAAGCGTTAGAAAAGAAACAGCTGGAAGAGCGGTTGGCGTTAGAAAAGGAAATGTTGGAAATGAGCGATTCCGATCTAGAGACTATTGGAAGTGTCGAGAAGATGGATGATTGGCTTGAACGAACAGACCAAATGGGCCGGGAATTACAAGAACCTTTGGATGAAACGCCCCTACCGGTGTACGACAAAGTTACACAAGAACCGGTAATGGTGTCGAATCATCAGAAAGTTTCTAGCAGACAATATCCAGAAGTGCCATGCCAGCCGCAGCGTCCTTTCCAGGATCAACATTCTTTCCCACCGGCGGTTACGCAACCAGTTCAAAGAAGTTGCGTTCCGAGTGACGTGTACCTCGAGCATGACTTGTACGGTAGTGGATTGCCAGTGCCTGTTTCTCGTTATCAACCATCGTTCGGTAACTCAGCAGGAGTAACCTTTAATTTACCACCTCTCCCACTCTACACCACAGTGTCACAACCGACAGTAATAGCACCGGCGCATCCACAGGGGAATCTTCGATATCCGACTACGTCGAGTTCCTCTCCTTTTAGTCACGGTATCTCACAACCTGGAAGGATAACATCTACGCCCCGCACGAATGTGAGTACCTCTCAACGACCAATAGGCAACGGTTCTGTAGTTACACCACTGAACAGTGGACATTTGGCAGCCAGGCAGACTGTAAAAGACCTGCCCAAATTTGGCGGAGATCCAGAAGATTGGCCACGGTTCATCGCAGCATATGAAAGAACAACCAGAATGTGTGCTTTCCGAAATGATGAGCTGCTCGATCGTCTAGAGAGAAGCCTGTACGATAAAGCTCTCAATAGTGTTAAAAGCCTGCTTCTGCACCCTGACAACGTTCCAGTAATAATGAACCGTTTGAAAACTCTCTTCGGGAACCCGGAGTTTATTGTTGAAACGATGGTGAATAAGGTTAAAATGATGCCACCACCGAAAGCCGAGAAACTGGAAACCATTGTAGATTTCGGCGTTGCAGTGCAGAATTTGTGTGCTACAATTCAAGTATGCCAAATGGACGAACGTTTTTACAACGTGGCGTTGCTCCAGGAACTTGTTGACAGTTTACCGCCGACATTAAAAATGAAATGGGCATTCTATCGAAAGGAAATCGGAGCAGCCACTTTACGGGAGTTCAATGCGTGGCTTGGGAACATGGTTGATGCCATAAGTCAGGTGAGCAGACCACAAGCTTACACGAAGCCTTTGAAGATGGAGAAGAAAGGTCGGAAAGAAGATGCCTTTGTACATCTGCATTCCGAACAACCGCCTGAGTTGATCAATCGCAGAGCATGTTTAGCGTGTGCAGGAGAATGCAGTAGTCTTGACAAGTGTAACAGTTTCTTAAGGATGGTACCGAATGCACGGTGGGCATTAGTGAATGAAAAGAAGATCTGTCGAAAATGCTTGACTAAACACTTTAGAACATGCGAGATAAAAGTTCCTTGTAACCAGAACGGTTGTAGTTTTCTGCACCATCGTTTACTCCACGATGATAGCAAGCACCAGGGTCGTTCATCGCCGAGTGAATTATTGGAAAATTCTTCATGTAATGCACATCACTGCCCGCCCGATGGAGTGCTTTTAAAATATGTCCGTGTTACACTACACGGGAAGAACCGATCGATCGACACGTACGCCTTCCTCGATGCTGGATCAACCTCCACGTTAATGGAGCACAGCTTGTGGGAGGAGTTGAATCTGGGTGGCGAGAGAAATCCGCTATGCATCACATGGACTGGCGGTCAAGGGAGATACGAAGGAAATTCAGTGAAATGTTCCCTCGACATATCAGGTGCCCAAAATCCAACCAAGCGTTTCTACCTTTCGAAAGTGCATACTGTACGGAAACTGGATCTTCCTTCGCAATCGATGTCTGCTACGGAGCTCACAAGATACTTCCAATATTTATCCGGTCTTCCTCTCGAATCGTACTCTAAAGTGAAACCACGCATCCTGATAGGTGTGGATAATTCCAGATTAGACTATCCATTGGACTCCAGAGAAGGGAGCTATAGTCAACCTACTGCTGTACTGACGCGATTGGGTTGGATAATCTACGGGCCATGTTCAGTTGCAAAACGATCGACGACTGTGAAGGAGAATGCGTATAGCTATCACATCTGTGAGTGTGATGCCCTTCAGTCGGCTGTCAAGAATTATTTCGCTCTGGACAGTCTTGGAATTCAACTCAATGGGAAGACATTGATGTCGAACGAGGATGAACGTGCGATTAACCTGCTGCAGTCCAATACCGTGTTGAAGGACAAGAAATACGAAACATGTCTTCTATGGCGATACGACAATGTTAGGTTGCCGGAGAGTAAGGCAATGGCTCTGAAACGTCATAACTGTCTCGACAAGCGCATGGAACGTGAGCCAGAGTTAGCTAGAGTATTTCAGGAGAAAATCTTTGACTATAAAGCTAAAGGATATATCCGTGAACTTCTAGCGCATGAGGAGGAAATGCAAAGGGAACGTTCGTGGTATCTGCCAATTTTTCCCGTGTTCAATCCCAACAAACCCGGAAAGCTTCGGATTGTGTGGGATGCCGCAGCAAAAGTAGGCGCAGTTTCGCTGAATACCTTTCTATTGAAAGGCCCGGATCTAGTTACACCTCTTCCGCAAGTACTTCATAGGTTTCGAGAACACCGAGTGGCGGTCTCCGGTGATGTGCGCGAAATGTTTCATCAGGTCTTGATGAACCGTGACGATCAGCATTGTCTAAGGTTTTTCTGCAACGAAGGTTTCCCCGGTAAGGCTCCTACTGTATATGTTATGCAGGTGATGACGTTTGGTGCAAGCTGTTCGCCAAGCAGCGCACAATACGTTAAGAATCTAAATGCAGAACGTTTCAGAACCCAGTTTCCGGAAGCAGTGGAGGCGATCTGTAAAGGAACTTATGTAGATGACATGTTATACAGTGTCGAAACGGAAGAAGAGGCAGTTAGACTTGCTCAGAACGTACGCTTCATCTATTCTGAAGGAGGATTCGAAATCCGTGGATGGTTGTCGAACTCTAAGAAGGTGGTGGAGTCCATGGGCGAATACGGAATTGCCGCGAAAAGTCTTGACCAAAATGCGGAATTGGCGACCGAAAAGGTCTTGGGAATGTGGTGGGACACAATCAGTGACACCTTTACTTTCAGAACTCCACAACGGTGCAGGCCTGAATTATTGTCTGGACAGCAGGTTCCTACGAAGCGGGAGGTATTGCGGATTCTCATGTCAGTTTATGACCCGCTAGGACTCCTCGCTAATGTACTGATGTACTTAAAAGTTCTACTTCAAGAGATCTGGCGAATGAAAATAGGCTGGGATGAGCCAATATCCGATGAACTATTTGCCAAATGGAAAGCGTGGATTAATGTACTGAACATGGTTGAGTCAGTAGCTGTCCCTCGATGCTATCGTACGACGACTTCCTCGTCCCTGAAAACCAACGAAGTTCAGCTCCATATTTTCGTTGATGCGAGTGAGGATGGGTATGCAGCGGTCGCATACTTTCGATATGAAGAAGGAGGCGTTATTGAGTGTGCATTCGTAACGGCCAAAACCCGTGTTGCTCCCCTGAAATACGTTTCGGTTCCACGACTAGAGCTTCAAGCGGCAGTGATTGGCACTCGTTTGGCAAGTTACATTGAAGAATCGCATCGAGTTTCAGTGCGAAAACGGTTTTTCTGGACTGACTCGAGGGATGTACTGTGCTGGCTACGGTCAGATCATAGAAGATACAGCAAATTTGTCGCGCCGAAGGTTGGCGAAATCCTGGAGAAGACCGAGTTAACGGAGTGGTTTTGGGTACCAACCAAGTTGAATGTAGCTGATGAAGGAACGAAGTGGCAGAAGACTCCTGATCTCTCGCCATTAAGTCGGTGGTTTAGAGGACCTGATTTCTTGCGGCAGCAGCGAAGTGCATGGCCAGCCCAGCCATTGGATCATGGTTCAACCACTAACGAGATGAAGCTATCAATAAACGTACACGTTGCCCGTGATACTCTCATCGATTTTTCTAAATTCTCTAAGTGGCGGAAGCTCGTTCGGACCATTGCCTGGGTGCTGCGGTTTCCGAGAAATATTAGAGCTAAACATCAGCACAGCCAACCTACCATCGGTATCCTCCAGCAGATGGAGCTCTTCGAAGCAGAGAACTTTATTTATCGACAAGCGCAGTTGGAGGAATTCAGCGAAGAAATGTCGTTACTGCACTCTGGAGCATCAATTCCAAAAGATAGCTCGATTTACAAACTGTCGCCCTTCCTGGATGAGAACGGTGTACTGCGTATGAGTGGAAGAACAATTGGTTGCGAATTCATTGAACCAACTAATGCTCATACGATCCTCCTGCCAAGGAAGCATCCGGTTACTACTTGCGTCGTTAAATCGGTTCACGAACAGTACCATCATCTCAACCACGAAACCGTAGTTAACGAGTTACGACAAAAATATCGCATCCCGAGGCTTCGTAGTGTTTGCTACAAAATCCGGCAAGACTGTCAGGCTTGCAAGAATGCTAGAGCTAGTCCGCAACCGCCCCTAATGGCAGATCTTCCGCCAGCAAGGCTCGCTGGATACACCAGACCCTTTGCCTATGTCGGGATCGACTACTTCGGCCCGATCCAAGTAGTTGTTGGTAGACGCACAGAGAAGAGATGGGGAGTACTCTTTACCTGCTTGGTGGTGCGCGCCATTCACATCGAAATCGTACATTCGCTCAACACAAGCTCGTATATTTTGGCCCTGCAAAATTTCATAGCCAGGAGAGGAACTCCGATAGAAGTATTCAGCGATCGTGGAACGAATTTCGTTGGAGCGGAACGTGAGCTGCGTGATGCATTGCGTTCCATAGACCACAGTAAACTCATGGAAGAGATTGTGACACCAGACACTAAATGGACTTTCTTGCCCCCAAGCAGTCCCCACATGGGTGGAAGCTGGGAGAGATTGGTCAAATCGGTAAAGAAGATATTGTACCAGATAAAACTTCCCAGGCTACCCACAGACGAAGTACTCAGGAACAAATTGCTAGAGATTGAGAAGACCATCAACTCACGCCCCCTCACGTACATACCTGTCGAAGATGGCGAGAAAGAAGCACTAACGCCCAATCATTTTTTGTTGGGATCATCCAGCGGTTCCAAACCTCTTGTGCCGTACAACGACAGCCTCGCTACGCTAACCAATAGCTGGAGAACTTCGCAGATCTACGCCAACCTCTTTTGGAAAAGATGGCTGCAGGAGTACTTGCCATCGATAAGTCGGCGCACAAAGTGGCATTACCCGGTAAAGCCAATCCAGATTGGCGACGTAGTGATAATCACAGATCCGGATCTACCAAGGAACTCATGGCCCAAGGGACGAGTTGTAGATGTCAAACGCGGTAAAGACGGTCAAGTACGTAGCGCTACAGTGAAAACTGCAGTCAATGTGTACGAACGACCTGCGGTAAAGCTGGCAGTTTTGGACGTCGGCGCAACACTTAGTAAGCAGGACCCAGGACCCTGCGTACTGGGGGGGAATGTTACGCAATATGCGAAACGCGCCTCCGATGTACAGAAACTATCCTCGGGAATCGGCACTATCGGCAACACTGGTAAGGTTGACTAG